A DNA window from Trypanosoma brucei brucei TREU927 chromosome 11 chr11_scaffold01 genomic scaffold, whole genome shotgun sequence contains the following coding sequences:
- a CDS encoding variant surface glycoprotein produces MRSLLQIFLTVAASLVAGAAIQKAEAAAGQGIHEEDFNPLCAVSDELKKSEGYAKHLISELDAAASVGINQALRLKIYAETLSTATQRTKLRTLANAYIDYCIAEFTDTVNNCQTALGYTAATNYVAAGVDAVMDLLIGAEAGAAGANGACTRTGDATSSTAKTKSQLNAACTERYKADRPHNPAKKPTAANVRLAPRSGTALTSTNHQTCALTSTQSDCLFHSGHVNTRTIDFLDGLVGLKKDGLKTKAFDPSTAQEATHLALFTEKTALQTLNAIEGKAGAAAGNKSTEQLATLSTLASRAAASQEKKDSEGAELKTQEFGDAGSKINQALWHVVEKLEVAKEALPEASDRKLGSINSFQELTRVTGYYEALKDQQLEKLQKQLTELQETTKKKSKTREQICNEKKDADTCKADKNCKYDETKKEEPQCVLSDKGKQAAKEAESHAEKVGKTTIITGNNCFVIHKAPLLFAFLLL; encoded by the coding sequence ATGCGTTCTTTACTTCAAATATTCTTAACTGTGGCGGCTTCTCTCGTGGCAGGAGCAGCGATACAGAAAGCGGAGGCAGCGGCAGGTCAGGGCATACACGAAGAAGATTTTAATCCTTTGTGTGCTGTATCAGACGAGCTAAAAAAATCAGAAGGTTACGCTAAACATCTAATATCAGAACTTGACGCGGCGGCTTCAGTAGGAATCAACCAGGCACTAAGACTCAAGATATATGCCGAAACACTGTCTACTGCAACACAACGAACCAAGCTGAGGACCCTGGCCAACGCGTACATAGACTACTGCATAGCGGAATTTACGGACACAGTCAACAACTGTCAAACGGCTCTGGGGTACACGGCAGCAACAAATTACGTCGCAGCTGGTGTAGACGCGGTAATGGATCTTCTAATCGGAGCGGAGGCGGGCGCAGCAGGCGCCAACGGCGCGTGCACTCGGACAGGCGACGCTACATCGtcaacagcaaaaacaaagtcaCAGCTAAATGCGGCGTGCACGGAACGCTACAAAGCAGACCGACCACACAACCCAGCGAAGaagccaacagcagcaaacgtAAGACTGGCACCACGCAGCGGAACAGCGCTAACATCGACCAACCACCAGACCTGTGCACTAACAAGCACGCAAAGTGACTGTCTTTTTCACAGCGGCCATGTCAATACAAGGACGATCGATTTCCTGGACGGCCTAGTGGGTTTAAAAAAGGACGGGCTAAAAACCAAGGCCTTTGACCCTTCTACGGCACAAGAGGCAACCCACCTTGCTCTTTTCACGGAAAAAACGGCACTGCAAACACTAAACGCGATCGAAGGCAAAGCGGGTGCAGCCGCGGGCAACAAAAGTACGGAACAACTTGCAACACTGTCGACCCTAGCGAGCCGCGCAGCAGcatcacaagaaaaaaaagacagcgaAGGCGCAGAACTCAAAACCCAGGAATTTGGCGACGCAGGCAGCAAAATTAACCAAGCGTTGTGGCATGTAGTGGAAAAATTAGAGGTCGCAAAAGAAGCTTTACCAGAGGCTTCGGACAGAAAACTAGGTAGCATCAACAGCTTCCAAGAATTAACACGGGTTACGGGGTATTATGAAGCTCTAAAAGACCAGCAACTAGAAAAACTTCAAAAGCAGCTGACGGAGTTACAAGAAACTACCAAGAAGAAATCAAAAACCCGGGAACAAATttgcaacgaaaaaaaagatgccgATACCTGCAAAGCTGACAAAAACTGCAAATATGAcgagacaaaaaaagaagaaccgCAATGCGTATTGAGTGACAAGGGTAAACAAGCAGCGAAAGAAGCAGAAAGTCATGCTGAAAAAGTTGGAAAAACCACAATCATCACAGGAAACAATTGTTTTGTCATTCATAAGGCACCCCTTttgtttgcatttttgcttctatgA